A segment of the Panicum hallii strain FIL2 chromosome 1, PHallii_v3.1, whole genome shotgun sequence genome:
GGCTACATGAAAATAAAGTTTCTAACGTTGGCTGAGCCCATAAATAAATGGGTATGCAATTAGGTTGCCACATCAGCATCCATGTTGATGTAGTGGTGATGTGCCGATTCAATCTGTGACGGATATGTATCCTACATGGCAATAATTTGTGACGTTTATTTTCATCACTAATTTTGGACCTGGGTTGGACCTGATGATTTGTGACGTTTATTTTCGTCACTAATATTGGGCCTTGGTTGGGCTAGTGGGCCTATGGCCATGTGGATTTGAAAGTTCCGTGATGCTTTTTGGCTCGTCATAAAACTGAAAACACTTCTGTGATAAAAGTTTCTTCGTCACAAATAAAATCCATTCTGTGATGTTTTTAGGAATTCTGTCACGGTCGAATTAACTTGATGCAATTTCTTTGATAAAGGAAAATTTGTCACAAATTCATCACAGAATTTCCTTTATGATTTATTTAGCAAAAACCGTGCGTCACTGAAGCATTTATTTCCACCAGTGATTTGAgcagaaatggagggaaaacacaCCCTTGAATCTAAGGCAAAAGTTATCAACCAATCAGAACGCACCGTTCAGCCTCACATAGATCAAAGGACCTACGAAGACATGCAACCGCCTTAGGACAACACCAAGCCGTGCACCAAAGATCCTAGGGTCCACCTACCAGATCCTAGGGTCCACCTACTagccactcggcaaaggctgaGGTCGGTTGGGGCCAAGTCTCGTTCGGGCGAACCAGGTGATTCAGCTGAACCAGGACCAGCTCCACCGACTTAAAACTTCCACGTGGCGCCTCCCTATTGCTTCTCCATGTCGGTTCCAGGTGGCAGCACCTCATTTGCTGGGCGAGACACCCCGTGACACatctataaatatgaggggaggggctcTTAAAGAAGACACACCTCAaattgctctctctctctcaggtTCCTCTCTTGCTTAGTCTATAGGATAGTGGAGTTTAGGctgaagtagctcttctttgaGTTCCCGAGTGTAACATTCAGGCAATTAGAATTTTAAAAACTAGACCTTAGTGTTAAGTGTACATGTGTGATCTTgtttatgtgtgttcaaattgaagtgcaaagggaaaaagggtatttatgtaattttgaaaaatatggGCCTTTTAGTGacaattgggtaagaatgggaggtagcatcaaaacctaggaaaaatatgacactaggtgtcaaatttatatcactataggaaagaaagtgcaatagataggttaaatcctaagaaaaatgggtctttatgtgaaaacagggacctagatgtgattaatgcaaaaacaTGGGTCTTCTAATCATGCAAAAACATGGGTCCTTCACCATCCTCCGGCATCCCAGCCACCGGAACGACCTTGCCGCCGTTACCCCTTCGCCGGTGAGCATCTGTCCTCGTCGAACCCGTTCctccgaccctcctcgaccccaataGACTCTACCTCAAGTTTCCCCACACCGCCTTGAAGCTTCTCGACCACTTCCTTACCGCCCACAGCCACCAGAGCGCCGCCTCTGCCGTtcacctccaccgccggccgTCTGTTTCTGTCGCGCCGCCACTACAGGCTTCCCCCACCCGATCCCGAGCAGTCACAGATGCGCAAGGACCCCGtgatgcttccccgcccctccactctcgccgccggccatcgccgtcgccggatttggccggtcaaccaTCACGCCCCCCCTCTGACCACAGCCATGGACTCCGGGCtgaaagaatcaaaagcccagggggctgtctgcaaaacCAAGACTCAGATAAATAGTGCCATATAGGGACCCCTTTGTTATTTCTGCTGCAGATTTGAAAATTTCATAGCAATTtaagaaaaaatcataaaaatgcaaactaaaatttgttggattccttattctaagatctacaactttgcttttaggttgactttcagtttctgggTAGTttgtactctaatttaaatgcctagtaaatagtagaaaaatggtaaaaatgtaaaaccaattgagttaattttgttttgacatgtagtatttaagaaaaataattaacctactgtttgtataatattttcataatatgtgagtttaatcatggataAGGCTTATTTGATCTAATGTATTTAATATATGTAGttctaaatgttcaaaaatcatgaaattattttgaaatgtTGGACTTGAGTAGTGTAATCTGTGTACAAAAATCTAGAATAAAATTTTACATGTATGTATAGATATAAATAATGCCTAATAAGTTAGCACTATTGCTAATTATCCTTGTAGCTCAATTTCTATAGAAATAAaattttgataaatttacaatgAATTGGACAtaacttaatctataattatTAAAAATTTCAACCCGAGTGTTATGGTAGTTTATTTCGTACATGTTGTCTAGTGTAACTAAGTAAGTTAGTTTAtgcccgataaatgactgcccagtaaaagagtaaatgagatgtttgatgaatgaattatattttcgttggattgcaacttaattgtgaaataaaatgaaaatgtatgcatccattaaattatacccttgcatatcatatagactcaacgactctcgccgatggagactacgaactggtcccggaacaaggagtgaaattagctgaagaccccgagaacaccgtcggagatctaactgaagctccaaactaAAGTTTGGACaaccttgacactcctgcccccaaccccaattaagaaggcaagccccggacataacccttactttatttacactgcaatctatacttatttataactatctatgcattaagttcttaggaattttatgagaaactctagttgcattttcctaagaaccaatgtattggatattagcacttgagttcgaatagccgctatgctaataggaccggtagaagtcgggtgatttcctgtcactcgcgcgatatagaagttgcaatgtttacattcctgtaatcactataaggatgatggatgggatttatgtgaggtatcatggttgagatgataccccgtctgtgttgatgaatttgataagatcgcagtgtgtggtagaggtggttaagcgtttgaaagtactagccacatgccgcgaaatatggtaagcggtaagcctagtaaccaatcggtccgaggagtggatatacctcccaccactcgtatttggtttttccggttactcgattcgatgtgtgggaatacgtattgcagggcaaccaggagtacggccgtgtagtcgctctacaggcgtacgtcctgcacattggatgtgcgtatggtcctgcagtcgcttgtggtggctctgatccacgagtcggaatgaaaggcaaacggttccTTCGggacaatcgttggatgttccaagcatgtgagttaggtttaaccttgcaaggctgaaattcgattcaggaatcgtccgtttctcgcggagattgagactacttgacccatttgccacatagagtaacaagagcaactttatggttatcaaagatgatgtttggctaaagattctaccatgcttgattagttataggtgcttatctagaatggataatcacatagaatttgaaagctaaaatttgaaattaagaatCTGCtctttatcgcttttcagctgaaaactttacccataaccatcaaagccttcataagtctagttacgtgGCTAAAGTATactatgaaacgggtaagccttgctgagtattagaatactcagtcttgcattgtgacttttattcaggtaatccccctgaggactctgctctgcctatgctatggccttaccctttgcccgatggttggtccgtggagtgggacccgtccccggccaacacagatcctaccgagtgatatcatgccaaggctagcatgatatccgtactggtGACGTGTGCAATGACcatgttttaaactccgctgccatgacttgaaaccttaaactattttgtaataattctcatcagttgggaactcatgttacttttgaacactcatgtaatatagctacctgtgatgtaaaatgtgatggcaattatatctctggactcgccttcgtgcgaggtaccttgtttgatcctgcattcggtggtttatcgggacgttacccgacaggccaaggggttacactatttgaagtacgttggagcccttgagagaggacttgcgtacttgagccggtgtaattcaggttggttctgccacaccgagGTTGCCTAGGAGTGTTCGGTATGGGTTTAGCTCACCGTCTCCTTTGTAATTCTCGGATATCTTTAATAGAGTTATCTTCTAgatttatatattcatataatttatattctgcgGTCAGACGTGTATGTTATGATTAATTTATACTTGTACATtatgccttgcatgattagaagaGTAAATCTAGTGCCACGGTAATGGTTCCGATATTCGTATGTTTGCTCTAGTGTGATGTCTGTGCATCTGGAGGGTGGGGGCTCCGCGCGGGGCACTAGACTATTGCTAATTAATGCAAACGTGGTGTTTGGTTTAGTTAGTGTTGCCGGATGCGGCTCTATCCCACGGTTAGATGAGGTAGGTGGCAGATGATGATAACCCTGTCTGTCCAGCGTAACCCTTCCCGTTCGGATAGTTTAGGTAGGAGGTCCATAAATTAGCCGAGTTGGCTGGTGGCTCCTCTGCCAGTCATGTGCGGTTCTCCCGAAAGTGCCTGGGAGCCTAGAGCTGAGGATAATCATGAGTATATGTATGAGTATATAGTATGAGCTGTATATCTAGATAGAAGTACATAAGTACCGAGTAGctagctttcttcttcctttctccaTGCCTATGTCTTTGCTTGAGTTTTAGCTTGAGTAACTTGTGTGCCATACTACCTCATTATCCATATATTATATAACCCCTATTTATGCAATTGAATATTCAATCAAGAGTTGATCATCAACTTACCTATTCTATAATCGTCGCCTTCCCTGTGAAAATATAAATTCAACATCCAAGATTACTCACAGGTAAAATGCTACATGGTATTCCGTACGCTTACGGATTTATATGTGACGTAAATATATCACATGGCATTTCCGGCACCATTGCTAGGGAACGATGATCTTAGTGATAATGCTAAGAAACGCTAACAGTCATCCAATCACCAAAATCATAAAAACTGGCATAGAGGGCCACTTTCCTTACAAATAACCACTAAAAAGGGGCTGCTATGGGGAAGCGCTCCGGAACCGGACGGTCAGGGCTCCCTAGGAAGCAGCTGAAGTACGAATGTGCCTCAGGGATTCGATAGAAGCCCAAAGAACACCCTAAAACTGAGGTTCTCCCAAACATCACAAGACCATGACCATTTCGTGTCCCCCCATGTGGGACATCAAAGCACTAACCTCCCTCCGACATAGGGAGTTCTTCGGACCGGTACTTTTCCCTTCAGTGCCGGGGTGGGCTGGTCGTTCTCGACTCTAGGATGCATCCTTAGTCCACGCCCTAGAAAAACAAAATATCAAGTTTGTGGGGCCACCTTCGGTCCAATGCCACATGTGGCCTAGAAGGAGCTAGGGAAAAGAGTCATCGCTGAAATCACCATTATGCCCCCCGAACCCACTTAGGTATATGGCCAGCGTTGGGGGTATTATTATCTTTCGACTCATGTTATCTCCCTGCTCTAGGCTATGAATAGGGGTAAATAGAACCCTGGCTGGATCATCTTATCACAGTACTAGGTACTCGGTCCTCTACAAGCTCTACTTGGTATCACCAAGAAACCTAAGGGCCAGTACACACTTGTTTAGGCTTTCATCACCACCAACATTGGTGTGCCCTTTTTAGGAACCCATCCATCCTATATCTGTAGAGAATATTCCCAACCGAGATTACTCTATCCTGATATTCCCCAAAACAAACACAGAAACACTGTTAAAGTGGGATATCTCACTTCGTTCCTGTCCTGTTCACAAACCAAACACTAATTTCTTGCATGTAAAATGTTTGACTGAATTTATTTTCCTAACCATCTCCAAGTATGCATGATGCATACATTCTTCTAAAAGTTGCAGAAGTGATCCATTTTCATATTACTGAAGTAATCTTAACATGCCTGCATGAGAGTGGCACCAAAATTTGAACAACCAATGCATTAGCTAACAATAGTCGAAATATGGTCAACACAGTATTGTTTTCTTTAGCATTTATTTCTTGATTTTGATGATACCAATTGGAATAACCACCACAATAGCACCTTGCACAAGCATAATGTACTAAAACCGAAAAAAAGAAATTTAAGAAACATAGCAATAACATGTTTGCTTAAATAAGGAGGAACACCATCCAAAAACTTCAGCGGCATCCTTAAACATATCTAAACCACCGTGCTCTGCTGACTACTGACTGAATCAAGACTTCAGTCTAATTCATGCCATCTTACTTGCACCGGCACCAATGCTTCGCGACTGTCCTGAAGTAGAGAAGATTTGATTCATATGAATACAGTGGTAGGCTAAACAGCAACTTTGGCTGGGAAGGGACATCCTTTCTTGATCGAATAAGAATTCTATGTGATATGCCCAATCGCCATAAAAGGTTCCGTAGCCCCGGAGATGCATTAACTTGTTCAGTTAACGGATGTCATGTCTATAGGAAGAGTAGAAATAGAAACTCGATCATTTGCCTTCAGTGCCTGGAGAGCAAATTCAAAACACTGAGAACAAATGGGAGCAGTTGAATCGAATACACAGATAGCAGCTCAATCCTAGTAAATCTTACTTCTTTGTCCCAGTTGATGCGCAATGTAATGGACAGAAGCAAGAAAATCTGCACCACCAGCCCGCACAAGAGCCCTAACCAAAGCCCCTATTTAGAGTTTGAAGTCGGACTTTATTAAAAAGAATGGCAACATGTTCCCAAGGCAATGTATGAGGAAAAAAAATACCATTCCTCCAAGATGGCAGATAAAAGCGAAAATGACCGCGGCAGGGATTCCAGCAAGGTAATAGGCTGCAAGGTTGATGGAAGCACCTATCTTTTGCTCACCACAGCCCCTGACAACTCCTACAGGTTGAACCTGGGTTAACACAATACGCATCTTCACCATTTACAGTGCACATTAACTTAAAAATCAGCATGTGCCCATAGATAGTTCATGTTGAGGCCCCTAGCTATTTTTCCTTTTTGTTACCTGAAAGAGCGGACTGCTGGCAATCAAGCATGATGGAAGCTGCTACAAGGGGCATCATTCTGGTCGTGTACTTGGTCACTTCCTTGTCGTTGCTGTAAGCGTGCCCCCAGATGCTGCGCACCAGCACCACCACAAGCCCTTCGGACACGCCTAAGCAGACCGGCAGGAACCTGACCACCCTGGCCGCCAGACGGGCCGCCTGTGGCCGCCCTGCGCCGAGCTCGTTCGAAACACGCGTGCTGTGCACGAAAGTATGTGAGAAAGTACTGTTAGTTGTTACCAAGGAAGGTACTACCACAACATGGTTGGAGAACTTTATTTTACATTGGATTTGAGAAATTTGTATCGTCATGTGATGAACAGTGCAGTGCGGTTTGTTCTTTAATTTTGTCGAGCATGGTGGGTTTTGTTGAAGGCGCTGACCAACCTTACGGCAGTACCAAGTCCAGTTGCGACCATGAACGCCAAGGAGTTGGTGTTGAAGCTACAAGAATCATATTAATTTGTGAGCAATGAGAGAGCAAACAACAAGCTGGTAAATTTTCATACTGACCGTCTAGCTATCTGTGTCACAAAATCTGCCATTTTTTAACAAATCAAAGCTAGCAAAAACTCATTTTCATTATCAAAAGCAAGTGTATATTTTTCACCAGATGGAAAGCACGGCCGCCTCGAGCTGAGGGTTCGGGAGAAGACCAGAGATCAGCAACAGTAGCTCAAATGTCCACCACTCCATGCTGCACGCACGTTTGAGCAACGCGCGCAATGAATTATTTGCTTCAAGATTAATGCACTAATATTCTTTTTAATGGAAGACAAGATCGATCCAATCTATGGACGATTCATAGCTTATTTCTCACCAGACCATGAGAGCAGACGGCACGGCGAGCttcaagaagccggtgatgccgCGGAGCGCCTCGCGGGAGAACCCCTGCCAGGTGGTCTTGCAGGACGGCGAGAGCCTGACGTAGAGCGCCAGGAAGGATAGGTTGGCCAGGTAGGAGACGCCGTTGGCCAGCGCGGCGCCGCGGCTGCCGAGGCCGAGCCTGCGCACCAGCAGCCAGCAGACGGCCGGgtgggccacggcggcggcgccggagctcAGCATCGCCGGCACGACGGCGTTCTGCGTCTGCAGGAACCGGGCGTGGCACTGCAGCGGGCCGAACATGAACAGCGCCGGGATGAGGCACCGGATGTAGCGccccgcggccgcggcgaccTCCGGGTCCTGGCCGCACCGCGCGAGGGCCTCGCCGGCGAAGGCCCAGGCCGCCGCCACCGGGACGCTCACCAGCGTGAGCACCAGCATGGCCCGCTGCTTGTAGACGCCGAGCAGGTGGTGCTGACCCGCGCCGAAGGCCTGCCCGCACAGCGTGTCCAGGCTGCATGCCATGCCTGTCTGGCAAGGACGACGCGCCGTGCGGCGCGCGCTGTCAGTCCGGTGGCACGACAGAGAGCGCAAACATTTTGTACGAGTGAGGCTCGGACAGTACGGGATGTTTACCAGCAAGCTGAAGCCGGTGACGCCGGCGAAGGAGGTGgccacggcggcgccggcgagctcgacctTGCCGAGGTGTCCGACGAACATGACGGAGACCATCTGGACTACGTACTGCAGGAGGCATCCGGCGACGAGCGGGCAGGCGACGCGCAGCTGCTTCTTGACCTCGCTCAACACTGAGCTCTTGTCCCCCTCGTCACCCCCTCCTGCTCCTCCGCGAGTCTCCGTGGCGGCAACTACGTGGGGGGCAGTGAGAAGACGAGAATGCAGCGGCGGCTGTGGCGGTGAACGGGTGGAGCCCGGATTTGAGTACTGGCGTTCAGTGTGAAGCCGAGAAGGGAAGAGGACAAGGCCGATTTGTCAACAAAAGTTCCCCGCCGAACGAGGATAAACACGCGACTGTGGGACTTGCTTGTCAGGTTTCATCAAAGTTTGTAATCAAAGGTTACAATGTTCAGAACCCGTaggcatgaagacaatgatctcGCCATTGTAACACACACATCCAGTGGATGAGGCTGCATATCCTGACAAACGTAGCTCAAGATTCTAAAACGGTGTATCTCACTCTCACATGCATTAAAGCATGGAGATCGACGCAGGGATTTTCAGTTGGTCTGAGATATTTGAAAATGTCTGCCTCTGATGGAACTAGTGGTGTCATAAAATGTTAGAGAAAATGCACATGATTGTATTTTGCAGAGGAATAAACTGGCTGACAAACCGGCATTCTTGGGCAAATGAGGTGAAAAGGCTCAGTCCATGAACCAAGCGTGGGTAGGCATCCTCAAGTCTCGGTTTCTTCCCTCGGCACATGGGTCAGGAGAGTACATTGGCTTGGAGCAGTGTATCCAATCGCAATTAATAACGTGACACCACGGTGACGCAAAAATCACTAGAAAACATCATGTGTGTTGTTTCCCACCGGCAACTCATATATGCATGTTGCAATGTGCGTGAGAGCCCGATGTGTGATTCCGACCGCTCTGATCCCGCTCTCAGTCACCGCAATCCATCCACAGGTGGTGGGCATGCTCTGGACCGTTGGGTCGGAGGGTGTTGGGTCACGGTGGATGTATTGTCGCAGATATGCTCTCGATATTAATTAACAGAGCAAAGGAGAATAATCAGATAAAAGGGGTCACACCTCATCTAATGGAAGACGGGTTGTCTATCTTACAATATGCAGTGGATCATGATTTGGAGCAACCTAAACATATGAAATTTGTGCTCAGTATTTTTGAACAATTGTTAGGGCTGAAAATAAACTTCCACAAAAGTGAGATATTCTACTTTGGCGAAGCTAAACACTACGAGCTTGAATACACGGAATTGTTTGGCTGCGACATAGGTCATACCCTTTCAGATACTTAGGAATCCCAATGCATGACAGTAAACTTAGCAATACAGATTGGGGTGCAATTAAGGATAGATTCAATCATAAACTAAGGACATGGAAGACCAAACATTTATCTTATGATGGAAGACTATTTCTATTAAGTTTATTGATAAGTAGCCTCCCCATGTTTATGATGTCATTCTTCGAAATTCTGAAGGGTGTcctaaatgtcacacctctggtGTTTAGAAAAATCATTAGATGCTAATCATCCGCAAAAGCATGTCATTAGCATGTTGCATGTGCATTTTGACATTTATTTATTAATAAAAAGGCACAAAAGTAGTATATATGAATGTTATGCTCAAATAATGTTTAGTATATCAAATATGTCATTTGTGACCCATAAACATGGTTGCTTAATGAAACAAATTCAAACCCTTAGTTTAAACATCACTCGCTTGAAAAATACTTATTTTGAGAAGCtaattaaattaaattttaACTAAACATTTGAAATTTGGTTAACAACAAATTGATAGTCCAATGTACGTACTAATCTTGTCATATGAAAACTTGATTTAATAGTTCAAAATCT
Coding sequences within it:
- the LOC112894184 gene encoding protein DETOXIFICATION 16-like: MVSVMFVGHLGKVELAGAAVATSFAGVTGFSLLVNIPYCPSLTRTKCLRSLSCHRTDSARRTARRPCQTGMACSLDTLCGQAFGAGQHHLLGVYKQRAMLVLTLVSVPVAAAWAFAGEALARCGQDPEVAAAAGRYIRCLIPALFMFGPLQCHARFLQTQNAVVPAMLSSGAAAVAHPAVCWLLVRRLGLGSRGAALANGVSYLANLSFLALYVRLSPSCKTTWQGFSREALRGITGFLKLAVPSALMVCMEWWTFELLLLISGLLPNPQLEAAVLSICFNTNSLAFMVATGLGTAVSTRVSNELGAGRPQAARLAARVVRFLPVCLGVSEGLVVVLVRSIWGHAYSNDKEVTKYTTRMMPLVAASIMLDCQQSALSGVVRGCGEQKIGASINLAAYYLAGIPAAVIFAFICHLGGMGLWLGLLCGLVVQIFLLLSITLRINWDKEALKANDRVSISTLPIDMTSVN